A genomic window from Terrisporobacter glycolicus ATCC 14880 = DSM 1288 includes:
- the asnA gene encoding aspartate--ammonia ligase — protein sequence MCLVIPERYETSLGVIETQQAIKDLKDFFENRLGEMLKLTRVSSPLFVLPETGTNDNLNGVEKPVSFQVPYLRKDAEIVHSLAKWKRMALKKYGFPVGRGLYTDMNAIRKDEELDNLHSLYVDQWDWELIINKEDRTMETLKKVVRDLYKVFKETEEHVHGIYPEVECILPEEITFITSQELLDMYPDLSAKERENAIVKDKKAVFLMQIGKVLSSGEKHDGRSPDYDDWDLNGDILFYNPVLDNAIELSSMGIRVDEEALERQLKAAKCEDRKELDYHKDLLEGKLPYTIGGGIGQSRICMFFLNKAHIGEVQVGIWPQDMIEECGQAGITLL from the coding sequence ATGTGTTTAGTAATACCAGAAAGATATGAAACAAGTTTAGGGGTTATAGAAACTCAACAGGCAATAAAGGATTTAAAGGATTTTTTTGAAAATAGATTAGGAGAAATGTTAAAATTGACAAGAGTATCTTCTCCATTATTTGTTCTACCAGAAACAGGTACAAACGATAACTTAAATGGTGTGGAAAAACCAGTGAGCTTTCAAGTTCCTTATTTAAGAAAAGATGCAGAGATAGTCCATTCTTTAGCTAAATGGAAGAGAATGGCTCTTAAAAAATACGGGTTCCCTGTAGGTAGAGGTTTATATACTGATATGAACGCTATTAGAAAAGATGAAGAATTAGATAACTTACATTCTTTATATGTTGACCAATGGGATTGGGAACTTATAATAAATAAAGAAGATAGAACTATGGAAACATTAAAAAAAGTTGTAAGAGATTTATATAAGGTTTTTAAGGAAACTGAAGAACATGTTCATGGTATATATCCTGAAGTAGAATGTATATTACCGGAGGAAATAACTTTCATAACTTCACAGGAGCTACTAGATATGTATCCTGATTTAAGTGCAAAAGAAAGAGAAAATGCCATTGTAAAAGATAAAAAAGCAGTTTTTTTAATGCAAATAGGAAAAGTATTAAGTAGCGGAGAGAAGCACGATGGAAGAAGTCCTGACTATGATGACTGGGATTTAAATGGAGATATATTATTCTATAATCCAGTATTAGATAATGCTATAGAACTTTCTTCGATGGGAATTAGAGTAGATGAAGAAGCATTAGAAAGACAATTAAAAGCAGCTAAATGCGAAGACAGAAAAGAATTAGATTACCACAAAGATTTGTTAGAGGGTAAGTTACCATATACAATAGGTGGAGGTATAGGTCAATCTAGAATATGTATGTTCTTCTTAAATAAAGCTCATATAGGTGAAGTACAAGTAGGAATATGGCCTCAAGATATGATTGAAGAATGTGGTCAAGCAGGAATAACTTTATTATAA
- the adhE gene encoding bifunctional acetaldehyde-CoA/alcohol dehydrogenase, with product MNKDIKNTKNLKEEKNVENMIDELVKRANMAMEEMLNLDQEKIDKIVQAMAKAGLDKHIELAKMAVDETKMGIFEDKVTKNIFATEYIYNSIKYKKTVGIIEENEEEGYMMVAEPIGVVAGVTPVTNPTSTTMFKALISIKSRNPIIFSFHPSAQKCSSEAARILRNAAIREGAPKDCIQWIEKPSLEASNELMKHKGTSIILATGGPGMVKSAYSSGKPALGVGAGNVPCFIEKSADINQAVNDLIMSKSFDNGVICASEQAVIIEDEIYKDVVSLMKNNKCYFVNNKEKQLLENTVINSETKSLNPKIVGQSAYIIAQMSGFVVPKDTKILVAEISGVGENYPLSKEKLSPVLACIKVKNADEGIEMCVKMTLFGGLGHSACIHSNDDNIILKFSNKVKTGRLLINTPSSQGAIGGIYNSNIPSLTLGCGSMGNNSTTDNISALNLINLKRVAKRSTNMQWFKVPDRIYHEMGSIQYLEKLPNAERIIIITDITMENMGYVKKIEYRLRKRKNPVMIEKFTEVEVDPSVETVLNGAEEMVKFKPDTIIALGGGSVIDAAKGMWLFYENPQVNFEDLKLKFMDIRKRVYKFPKLGKKAQLVAIPTTSGTGSEVTSFAVITDKENNIKYPLADYELTPDVAIVDPQFVMSLPKSVIADTGLDVLTHAIEAYVSVMATDYTDALALKAIEMVFKYLPISYKSEDLAEYKEAREKMHNASCIAGMAFANAFLGINHSLAHKLGAQFHIPHGKANAILLPYVIEYNSQIPSKLTAFPKYKSFVANKKYWEISKTLGLKADSVEEGVENLIEEIRRLMRVLNEPMIIKECGIEKDEYFSVIEKLSLEAFDDQCTSANPRSPLVSELKELYNKIY from the coding sequence ATGAATAAAGACATAAAAAATACTAAAAATCTAAAAGAAGAAAAAAATGTAGAAAATATGATTGATGAATTAGTCAAAAGAGCTAATATGGCAATGGAAGAAATGTTAAATTTGGACCAAGAGAAAATAGATAAAATAGTTCAAGCTATGGCAAAAGCAGGACTTGATAAGCATATTGAATTGGCTAAAATGGCTGTGGATGAAACTAAAATGGGAATTTTTGAAGATAAAGTAACAAAAAATATTTTTGCAACGGAATATATCTATAACAGTATAAAATATAAAAAGACTGTTGGAATTATAGAAGAAAACGAGGAAGAAGGATATATGATGGTAGCAGAACCTATAGGAGTAGTTGCAGGGGTAACGCCTGTTACTAATCCTACATCAACAACTATGTTCAAAGCCTTAATATCCATAAAATCAAGAAATCCAATAATATTTAGTTTTCACCCATCTGCACAAAAATGCTCATCTGAAGCAGCTAGAATATTAAGAAATGCAGCCATAAGAGAAGGGGCACCAAAAGACTGTATACAATGGATAGAGAAGCCGTCATTAGAGGCATCTAATGAACTTATGAAACATAAGGGTACATCAATAATTTTAGCAACTGGTGGACCTGGAATGGTTAAATCAGCATATTCTTCTGGTAAGCCAGCTCTAGGAGTTGGAGCAGGAAACGTTCCTTGTTTTATTGAAAAATCTGCAGATATTAATCAAGCAGTTAATGATTTAATAATGTCTAAGTCCTTTGATAATGGTGTGATATGTGCTTCTGAGCAGGCTGTAATAATAGAAGATGAAATATATAAAGATGTTGTTTCTTTAATGAAAAATAATAAATGCTATTTTGTAAATAATAAAGAAAAACAATTGCTAGAAAATACCGTTATAAACAGTGAAACTAAATCATTAAATCCTAAAATAGTAGGTCAAAGTGCTTATATAATAGCACAGATGTCAGGATTTGTAGTGCCAAAAGACACTAAAATATTGGTTGCAGAAATTAGTGGAGTAGGAGAGAATTATCCTTTATCAAAAGAAAAGCTTAGTCCAGTATTGGCTTGTATAAAGGTAAAAAATGCAGATGAAGGTATAGAAATGTGTGTTAAAATGACTTTATTTGGAGGTCTTGGACACTCTGCATGTATACATTCAAATGATGATAATATAATTTTGAAGTTTAGTAATAAAGTAAAAACAGGAAGGCTTTTAATAAATACACCATCAAGCCAAGGAGCAATAGGTGGTATATATAATTCAAATATACCATCATTAACTTTAGGTTGTGGTTCTATGGGTAATAACTCTACTACAGATAATATATCTGCACTTAATTTAATCAATCTTAAAAGAGTGGCAAAGAGATCTACAAATATGCAGTGGTTCAAAGTTCCAGATCGAATTTATCATGAAATGGGGTCTATTCAATATTTGGAGAAATTACCAAATGCAGAAAGAATCATCATAATTACGGATATAACTATGGAAAATATGGGATACGTAAAGAAAATAGAATATCGATTAAGAAAAAGAAAAAATCCAGTTATGATAGAAAAGTTTACAGAGGTTGAAGTAGATCCATCGGTAGAGACTGTATTAAATGGAGCTGAGGAAATGGTTAAATTTAAACCAGATACAATTATAGCATTAGGTGGAGGCTCAGTAATAGATGCAGCAAAAGGAATGTGGTTATTCTATGAAAATCCACAAGTGAATTTCGAAGATTTAAAACTTAAATTTATGGATATAAGAAAAAGAGTTTATAAGTTCCCTAAATTAGGGAAAAAAGCACAATTAGTGGCAATACCGACCACATCAGGAACAGGATCAGAAGTTACTTCTTTTGCAGTTATAACAGACAAAGAAAATAATATAAAATATCCTTTAGCTGACTATGAATTAACACCAGATGTGGCAATAGTGGATCCTCAATTTGTTATGAGTTTACCAAAATCAGTTATTGCAGATACAGGATTAGATGTACTAACTCATGCAATAGAAGCATATGTTTCTGTAATGGCGACAGATTACACAGATGCACTGGCTTTAAAAGCTATAGAAATGGTATTCAAATATTTACCAATATCATATAAAAGTGAAGATTTAGCTGAATATAAAGAAGCTAGAGAAAAAATGCACAATGCTTCTTGCATTGCTGGAATGGCATTTGCGAATGCTTTTTTAGGTATAAATCATTCTTTAGCTCATAAACTTGGAGCACAGTTTCATATACCTCATGGAAAAGCAAATGCAATTTTATTACCTTATGTAATAGAATATAATTCACAAATACCAAGTAAGCTCACGGCATTTCCTAAATACAAATCTTTTGTAGCCAATAAAAAATATTGGGAAATTTCAAAAACACTTGGATTAAAAGCAGATAGTGTTGAAGAGGGTGTTGAAAATTTAATTGAAGAAATAAGAAGATTAATGAGAGTGTTAAATGAACCAATGATTATTAAAGAGTGCGGCATAGAAAAAGATGAGTATTTTTCTGTTATAGAAAAATTATCTTTAGAAGCCTTTGATGATCAATGTACTTCTGCTAATCCAAGATCGCCATTAGTTAGTGAATTAAAAGAACTATATAATAAAATATATTAA
- a CDS encoding helix-turn-helix domain-containing protein has protein sequence MSDLNIGEKIAQYRKSKGLSIRELAKMAEVTPSLLSQIERGLANPSVNSLKSIANALNAPLFTFFTSEVIKEDLIVRGNNRKKVILPGADNVIYEMLAPGVSHNLEFAIMDLSPKSSSCTDYIHHNGYEIAYVLEGEVTLHLDDEKFELKKEDSVKIPVGMKHRWENNSDLESKIIFAVLL, from the coding sequence ATGAGTGATTTAAATATAGGGGAAAAAATAGCACAATACAGAAAAAGTAAAGGTTTAAGTATAAGAGAGTTAGCAAAAATGGCAGAAGTTACACCATCATTACTAAGTCAGATAGAAAGAGGCTTGGCAAATCCATCGGTTAACTCTCTAAAGTCCATAGCAAATGCATTGAATGCACCATTATTTACATTTTTTACTTCTGAGGTAATAAAAGAAGATTTAATTGTAAGAGGAAATAATAGAAAAAAAGTAATACTTCCTGGAGCTGACAATGTTATATATGAGATGCTAGCACCTGGTGTAAGCCATAATTTAGAATTTGCTATTATGGATTTATCGCCCAAATCATCATCATGTACTGACTATATTCATCACAATGGATATGAAATTGCCTATGTATTAGAAGGCGAAGTTACCTTACATTTAGATGATGAAAAATTTGAATTAAAGAAAGAGGACAGTGTAAAGATTCCTGTTGGAATGAAACATAGATGGGAAAATAATAGTGATTTAGAATCAAAAATTATATTTGCTGTTTTATTATAA
- the glyA gene encoding serine hydroxymethyltransferase: MLKTTKITDPQLYSIVQKELERQKYNIEMIASESSAPTEILELMGSVFVNKTEEGLPGKRYQAGSQYADEVENLCIERAKEAFGCEYVNVQAYSGATANYTVFNAVLDPGDKILAMRLDHGGHLTHGSPANFVSKIFNYEHYGVDLERETINYDEVEEKALAFKPKMIIAGASAYPRLIDYKRMREIADEVGAYLMVDMAHISGLIGAGVIPSPIPYADFCTSSCSKTICGPRGGFVMCKEKYAKALNRSTFPGTLGSIQINGIAAKANMFKRVREPEFIAVMERVLDNAKYLAKELEARGFRIVSGGTDNHTVLVDLRGKKITGKQFDQALESIGITVNKNTIPNDPESPFVTSGVRIGLTAVSERGFGHAEIAEIAEIMEKVANNIDNEEILKECKVQARNLISKFPLYPERYFED; encoded by the coding sequence ATGTTAAAAACAACAAAAATAACTGACCCACAATTATATTCAATAGTACAAAAAGAATTAGAAAGACAAAAATACAATATAGAAATGATAGCATCTGAAAGTTCTGCGCCAACAGAAATATTGGAGCTTATGGGAAGTGTATTTGTAAATAAAACAGAAGAAGGCCTTCCAGGTAAAAGATATCAAGCGGGATCACAATACGCTGATGAAGTGGAAAATTTATGTATTGAAAGAGCAAAAGAAGCCTTTGGTTGTGAATATGTAAATGTTCAAGCTTATTCAGGAGCAACTGCCAACTATACCGTATTTAATGCTGTACTTGATCCAGGAGACAAAATACTTGCCATGAGGTTAGATCACGGTGGACATTTAACTCATGGATCCCCAGCAAATTTTGTAAGTAAAATATTTAACTATGAGCACTATGGTGTAGATTTAGAGAGAGAAACAATAAATTATGATGAGGTTGAAGAGAAGGCCTTAGCATTTAAACCTAAAATGATAATAGCTGGGGCTAGCGCTTATCCAAGACTTATAGATTATAAAAGAATGAGGGAAATTGCTGATGAAGTTGGAGCATATTTAATGGTAGACATGGCTCATATATCAGGACTTATAGGTGCTGGGGTAATTCCTTCACCTATACCTTATGCAGATTTCTGTACATCTTCTTGTTCAAAAACAATTTGTGGTCCTAGAGGGGGATTTGTAATGTGTAAAGAAAAGTATGCAAAAGCATTAAATAGATCCACTTTCCCAGGAACACTTGGTTCTATACAAATAAATGGTATTGCAGCGAAAGCAAATATGTTTAAGAGAGTAAGAGAGCCAGAGTTTATTGCTGTAATGGAAAGAGTTTTAGATAATGCTAAATATTTAGCAAAAGAATTGGAAGCAAGGGGATTTAGAATAGTAAGTGGCGGAACTGATAACCATACAGTACTTGTTGATTTAAGAGGTAAAAAAATAACTGGAAAACAGTTTGATCAAGCCCTTGAATCTATAGGTATAACAGTAAATAAAAATACTATTCCAAATGATCCAGAAAGTCCATTTGTTACAAGTGGTGTACGTATAGGACTTACAGCGGTATCGGAACGTGGGTTTGGTCATGCTGAAATCGCTGAAATCGCTGAGATAATGGAAAAAGTTGCGAATAATATAGATAATGAAGAGATTTTGAAAGAATGTAAAGTTCAAGCAAGAAACTTAATTTCAAAATTCCCTCTATATCCAGAAAGGTATTTTGAAGATTAA
- a CDS encoding HD domain-containing protein — MTKNINIRKELEEVLLTDEKPSRYFMGLKDGNNLDMEFPEVGDLIGVIQSPIHHPEGDVFNHTMMVIDEASKLKNKAKNPIGFMYSALCHDFGKVITTTTKEDGKIISYNHERAGLKLVRKFLNRTIRKEENEIRDYVLNMVELHMQPNQLANQNSRLKSTRKLFNKSVCPQDLILLAKADALGRSLNEDYSLKETYLKNALKDFQKLE; from the coding sequence ATGACAAAAAATATAAATATAAGAAAAGAACTTGAAGAAGTGTTGTTAACAGATGAAAAACCATCTAGATATTTTATGGGTTTAAAAGATGGTAATAATTTGGATATGGAATTTCCTGAAGTAGGTGATTTGATAGGCGTAATTCAATCTCCTATACATCATCCAGAAGGTGATGTATTTAATCATACTATGATGGTAATAGATGAGGCTTCAAAGTTAAAAAATAAAGCTAAAAATCCAATTGGATTTATGTATTCAGCCTTATGTCATGATTTTGGAAAAGTGATTACAACTACAACTAAAGAAGATGGAAAAATAATTTCTTATAATCATGAAAGAGCCGGATTAAAATTGGTTAGGAAATTTTTAAATAGAACAATTAGAAAAGAAGAGAATGAAATTAGAGATTATGTACTAAACATGGTAGAACTTCACATGCAACCAAATCAATTGGCAAATCAAAATAGCAGGTTGAAAAGTACTCGAAAGTTATTTAATAAGTCAGTTTGTCCACAAGATTTGATACTATTGGCAAAGGCAGACGCCCTTGGAAGATCATTAAATGAAGATTACTCACTTAAGGAAACTTATCTAAAAAATGCATTAAAGGATTTTCAGAAACTAGAATAA
- a CDS encoding potassium/proton antiporter, producing MIKLMVISALVILTCVTSSKVLYKFGVPILLIFIILGMVFGADGIFGIDYNNFELTKDICTLALIFIMFFGGFGTNWKMAKPIAIPSILMSTIGVVITAGLTGAFCYGVLKTTWLESLLIGSIVASTDAASVFSILRSQKLNLKGSIASILEIESGSNDPFAYMLTIIILSLMSNKGYSSIVPMLFSQIVVGIILAIVLSKLTIYLLRHINFEIDGFYPIFVTAIAVLSYGLSELFGGNGYLSAYIAGIIIGNSKIPHKKSIFEFFDSISWLMQIILFFLLGLLSYPSQMSNIMVQGIAISIFMIFIARPIATFSILSWFKIPFKQQIFISWVGLRGAASIAFAIFAITYGVPINSDIFHIIFFIALFSVGVQGTLIPKVALKLDLIDDESSVFKTFNDYKEDKSTKLIEISITEDSNLANKTIMDSNIPEDILIVMIKREGDVFVPNGSTKVIPGDILVVTGNNFDKLRMYQEGKSTKLMEVCVGVTGNFVNKTISEADIPDEILVAMIKRKGEIIIPNGSTQILPNDILVITGTDVSDIDKLDIVNY from the coding sequence ATGATAAAATTGATGGTTATAAGCGCTCTTGTAATATTAACTTGCGTTACATCCAGTAAAGTATTATATAAATTTGGGGTACCCATACTTTTAATATTTATAATACTGGGCATGGTCTTTGGAGCAGATGGCATATTCGGAATTGACTATAATAATTTTGAATTAACAAAAGATATTTGTACCTTAGCCCTTATATTTATAATGTTTTTTGGTGGGTTTGGTACAAACTGGAAGATGGCAAAACCTATTGCTATTCCATCCATATTAATGTCAACCATAGGAGTAGTTATAACAGCAGGTCTTACAGGCGCATTTTGCTATGGCGTATTAAAAACTACATGGTTAGAAAGCCTTCTTATAGGTTCTATAGTAGCATCTACAGATGCAGCTTCAGTGTTCTCTATACTTCGTTCACAAAAATTAAATCTAAAAGGTTCAATTGCATCTATATTAGAAATTGAAAGTGGAAGTAATGATCCTTTTGCGTATATGTTAACTATAATTATACTTTCATTAATGTCTAATAAAGGATATTCAAGTATAGTACCAATGCTATTTAGTCAGATTGTAGTAGGGATTATATTAGCTATTGTCTTATCCAAATTAACTATATATTTATTGAGGCATATAAACTTTGAAATAGATGGGTTTTATCCCATATTTGTAACAGCTATTGCAGTGTTATCTTATGGATTAAGCGAGTTATTTGGTGGAAATGGTTATTTAAGTGCATATATAGCAGGAATAATAATTGGGAATAGTAAAATTCCTCACAAAAAAAGTATATTTGAATTTTTTGATAGCATATCATGGCTTATGCAAATAATATTATTTTTCTTATTAGGATTATTATCTTACCCATCTCAAATGTCTAATATAATGGTGCAAGGCATTGCAATATCTATATTTATGATATTTATAGCAAGACCTATAGCTACATTTAGTATTCTAAGTTGGTTCAAAATACCTTTCAAACAGCAGATATTTATATCTTGGGTAGGTCTTAGAGGAGCTGCATCCATAGCTTTTGCCATATTTGCAATAACTTATGGAGTTCCCATTAATAGTGATATATTTCACATTATATTCTTTATAGCATTATTCTCTGTTGGAGTACAAGGTACTCTTATACCTAAAGTTGCATTAAAATTAGATCTAATAGATGATGAATCTTCAGTTTTTAAAACATTTAATGACTATAAAGAAGATAAAAGCACAAAGCTAATAGAAATATCAATCACTGAAGATAGTAATTTGGCAAATAAAACTATTATGGATAGTAATATACCAGAGGATATTCTTATAGTGATGATAAAACGAGAAGGAGATGTATTTGTTCCAAATGGTTCTACAAAAGTAATTCCTGGAGATATATTAGTTGTAACAGGAAATAACTTTGATAAATTGAGAATGTATCAAGAAGGAAAGAGTACAAAACTCATGGAAGTATGTGTGGGAGTTACAGGTAATTTTGTAAATAAAACAATTTCAGAGGCAGATATACCAGATGAAATTCTTGTAGCTATGATAAAGAGAAAAGGAGAAATAATTATTCCGAATGGTTCAACACAAATACTTCCTAATGATATATTAGTAATAACAGGAACTGATGTTAGTGATATAGATAAATTAGATATTGTTAATTATTAA
- the adhE gene encoding bifunctional acetaldehyde-CoA/alcohol dehydrogenase — protein MSKETKKVKVVNQEVNVESMINELVEKATIAKEAMLKLDQESVDKIVAAMAKAGLDKHIELAQFAVNETGRGIFEDKVTKNIFATEYIYNSIKYKKTVGVIEENDEEGYMMVAEPIGVVAGVTPVTNPTSTTMFKTLISMKGRNPIIFSFHPSAQKCSAEAARILRDAAIEAGAPENCVQWIEIPSLEASSALMKHNGVSLILATGGPGMVKSAYSAGKPALGVGAGNVPCFIEKSADIKQAVNDLILSKSFDNGMICASEQAVIIEECIYDEVVALLKHYNCHFVYGKEKELLEKTVINPETKTLNPNIVGQSPYTIAKMAGFEVPKDAKILVAEIEGVGMDYPLSKEKLSPVLACIKVKNAEEGVQKCVEMTEFGGLGHSAVIHSNNDDVILEFSNRVRTGRLLVNAPSTHGAIGDIYNVNTPSLTLGCGSMGNNSTTDNVSAVNLINVKKVTKRRVNMQWFKVPQRIYHEVGSIQYLEKLPNVERVMIVTDRMMVQLGYVDKLEYQLRKRRNPVMIEVFADVEPDPSVDTVLNGAEAMRKFQPDTVIALGGGSAMDAAKGMWLFYENPEADFEDLRLKFADITKRVYKFPKLGRKAKMVAIPTTSGTGSEVTSFAVITDKVNNVKYPLADYELTPDVAIIDPQFVMSVPAAVTADTGLDVLTHAIEAYVSIMATDYTDALAMKAIQMVFEYLPLSYKGGHTAEGREAREKMHNASCMAGMAFANAFLGVNHSLAHKLGSEFHIPHGRANAILLPHVIEYNAQMPTKFAAFPKYKSFVADKKYAEIAKVLGLKANTTEEGVKSLVEAIRDLMKKLNIPMSIEECGIVRETYFAAIEKLALDAFDDQCTPANPRLPLVTELHEIYKNIYPAQKVLKESKK, from the coding sequence ATGAGTAAAGAAACAAAAAAAGTTAAAGTTGTAAATCAAGAAGTAAATGTTGAAAGCATGATTAATGAATTAGTGGAAAAGGCAACTATAGCTAAAGAGGCTATGTTAAAGTTAGATCAAGAATCAGTAGATAAGATAGTAGCAGCTATGGCAAAAGCCGGACTTGATAAGCATATAGAACTTGCTCAATTTGCAGTAAACGAAACAGGAAGAGGAATATTTGAAGATAAGGTAACAAAAAATATTTTTGCTACAGAATATATATATAACAGTATAAAATACAAAAAAACAGTTGGGGTAATAGAAGAAAACGATGAAGAAGGATATATGATGGTGGCTGAACCAATAGGTGTAGTAGCTGGGGTAACTCCTGTTACAAATCCAACTTCAACAACAATGTTTAAAACTTTAATATCTATGAAAGGGAGAAATCCAATAATATTTAGTTTTCATCCGTCAGCTCAAAAATGTTCTGCTGAAGCAGCTAGAATATTAAGAGATGCAGCTATAGAAGCCGGAGCTCCAGAAAATTGTGTGCAATGGATAGAGATACCATCATTAGAAGCATCAAGTGCATTAATGAAGCATAATGGAGTATCATTAATACTTGCAACAGGTGGACCGGGAATGGTTAAGTCTGCTTATTCTGCAGGAAAACCAGCACTTGGAGTTGGAGCAGGAAATGTACCTTGTTTCATAGAAAAATCTGCGGATATAAAACAAGCAGTAAATGATTTAATATTATCTAAATCATTTGATAACGGAATGATATGTGCTTCTGAGCAAGCAGTTATAATAGAAGAATGTATATACGATGAAGTAGTAGCTTTACTTAAGCATTACAACTGTCACTTCGTATATGGAAAAGAAAAAGAATTATTAGAAAAAACAGTTATAAATCCAGAAACTAAAACATTAAATCCAAATATAGTTGGACAAAGTCCATACACAATAGCTAAGATGGCAGGATTTGAAGTTCCAAAAGATGCTAAAATATTAGTTGCTGAAATAGAAGGTGTTGGAATGGATTATCCATTATCAAAAGAAAAATTATCTCCAGTTTTAGCTTGTATAAAGGTAAAAAATGCTGAAGAAGGAGTGCAAAAATGTGTTGAAATGACAGAATTTGGTGGACTTGGACATTCAGCGGTTATTCACTCAAATAACGATGATGTAATATTAGAATTCTCAAATAGAGTAAGAACGGGAAGGCTTTTAGTAAATGCACCATCTACTCATGGAGCAATAGGAGATATATACAACGTAAATACTCCATCATTAACTTTAGGATGCGGATCAATGGGTAATAACTCAACCACAGATAACGTATCTGCTGTAAACTTAATAAATGTTAAGAAAGTTACTAAAAGGAGAGTTAATATGCAATGGTTCAAAGTTCCTCAAAGAATATATCATGAAGTAGGTTCAATACAATACTTAGAGAAACTACCAAATGTTGAAAGAGTAATGATTGTAACTGATAGAATGATGGTTCAACTTGGATATGTTGATAAATTAGAATATCAATTAAGAAAAAGAAGAAATCCAGTAATGATAGAGGTATTTGCTGATGTAGAACCAGATCCATCAGTAGATACAGTACTAAATGGTGCTGAAGCAATGAGAAAGTTCCAGCCAGACACAGTAATAGCTTTAGGTGGGGGGTCTGCAATGGATGCAGCTAAAGGTATGTGGTTATTCTACGAAAATCCAGAAGCAGACTTTGAAGATTTAAGACTTAAATTTGCAGATATAACAAAAAGAGTTTATAAGTTCCCTAAATTAGGAAGAAAAGCTAAAATGGTAGCTATACCAACTACTTCAGGAACAGGTTCAGAAGTAACTTCATTTGCAGTTATAACTGACAAAGTAAATAATGTTAAATACCCATTAGCTGATTATGAGTTAACTCCAGATGTAGCTATAATAGACCCACAATTTGTAATGTCTGTACCAGCTGCTGTTACTGCAGATACAGGACTTGACGTGTTAACACATGCAATAGAAGCATATGTATCTATAATGGCAACTGATTATACAGATGCTCTTGCAATGAAAGCTATACAAATGGTATTTGAATATTTACCGTTATCATACAAAGGTGGACATACTGCTGAAGGTAGAGAAGCTAGAGAAAAAATGCACAACGCATCTTGTATGGCAGGGATGGCATTTGCCAATGCTTTCTTAGGTGTAAACCACTCATTAGCTCATAAGTTAGGATCTGAGTTCCATATACCACATGGTAGAGCTAATGCAATATTATTACCACACGTAATAGAGTACAATGCACAAATGCCAACTAAATTTGCTGCATTCCCTAAATATAAATCTTTCGTAGCAGATAAGAAGTATGCTGAAATAGCAAAAGTTCTTGGATTAAAAGCTAATACAACTGAAGAAGGTGTTAAGAGTTTAGTTGAGGCTATTAGAGATTTAATGAAGAAACTAAATATACCAATGTCTATAGAAGAATGTGGCATAGTAAGAGAAACTTACTTTGCTGCAATTGAAAAATTAGCTTTAGATGCATTTGACGATCAATGTACTCCAGCTAACCCAAGATTACCATTGGTAACTGAATTACATGAGATATATAAGAATATATATCCAGCCCAAAAAGTATTAAAAGAATCTAAAAAATAA